In Nitrobacteraceae bacterium AZCC 1564, the following proteins share a genomic window:
- a CDS encoding methylglyoxal synthase (product_source=TIGR00160; cath_funfam=3.40.50.1380; cog=COG1803; superfamily=52335; tigrfam=TIGR00160) produces the protein MMQKTIAMPRRKNIALVAHDNKKEELVAWAKLNCKTLAEHSLYSTWTIGQLLKNRLGLKVTLLKSGPLGGDQQIGARISLVL, from the coding sequence ATGATGCAAAAGACCATTGCGATGCCGAGAAGGAAGAATATTGCGCTGGTCGCGCACGACAACAAAAAAGAAGAACTGGTCGCGTGGGCAAAGTTAAACTGTAAAACATTAGCCGAGCACTCGCTCTATTCCACGTGGACAATAGGCCAGCTCCTGAAGAACAGGCTCGGACTGAAGGTGACGCTCCTGAAAAGCGGGCCTTTAGGAGGCGACCAGCAGATCGGGGCCCGAATCTCGTTGGTTTTGTGA
- a CDS encoding hypothetical protein (product_source=Hypo-rule applied) translates to MIFFSDPLQPQPHDPDVKALLRIIVVWNVPLACNRASADFIVSSPLMATGYERLVPNTSQHRGRLAGSPRSKLTAERPAEGLMQSHSIGVNEMSEKEAFA, encoded by the coding sequence GTGATATTCTTTTCAGACCCACTGCAGCCTCAACCTCACGATCCCGATGTGAAAGCGCTCCTTCGCATCATCGTCGTGTGGAACGTACCGCTCGCGTGTAACCGTGCTTCCGCCGACTTCATCGTTTCATCGCCATTGATGGCGACGGGGTATGAGCGCCTGGTTCCGAACACCTCACAACACCGGGGCCGCTTGGCCGGCAGTCCGCGTTCCAAACTGACGGCGGAACGCCCTGCCGAGGGCCTGATGCAAAGTCACAGCATTGGCGTAAACGAGATGAGCGAGAAAGAAGCATTCGCGTGA
- a CDS encoding hypothetical protein (product_source=Hypo-rule applied) yields the protein MTARFGTNRIRRRWLVMANNPKNRDIDKQPKPDQKIPPAGPHDKQRDNDKTPGTGILPKEDEDDVEGPTG from the coding sequence GTGACGGCGCGGTTCGGAACGAACCGGATTCGCCGCCGTTGGCTGGTCATGGCTAACAATCCGAAAAATCGCGACATCGACAAGCAGCCCAAGCCGGATCAAAAAATTCCGCCGGCAGGACCGCACGATAAACAGCGAGACAACGACAAAACGCCGGGCACAGGCATTCTTCCCAAGGAAGACGAGGACGACGTCGAGGGGCCGACCGGCTGA
- a CDS encoding hypothetical protein (product_source=Hypo-rule applied), which translates to MKNQFQSPLRARLREFARSFREKSNISRLKTKRPTLNPAPMARIKGWLNAHDLFPPKGRR; encoded by the coding sequence ATGAAGAACCAGTTTCAATCGCCGCTTCGTGCACGGCTGCGCGAATTTGCACGATCATTTCGTGAAAAATCCAACATTTCACGTCTCAAGACCAAAAGGCCGACATTGAATCCGGCGCCGATGGCCCGGATCAAGGGATGGCTGAACGCGCACGATTTGTTTCCTCCGAAAGGACGGCGCTGA
- a CDS encoding hypothetical protein (product_source=Hypo-rule applied; cleavage_site_network=SignalP-noTM; pfam=PF12071; superfamily=57262; transmembrane_helix_parts=Outside_1_3,TMhelix_4_26,Inside_27_81) has protein sequence MMKYLLAAVCAAFAMSLINIPTPAQARDYPYCIKRWGEAGPGDCRFTSFRQCQATRSGLNADCFRNPRFSFGQQQRRMRRY, from the coding sequence ATGATGAAATATCTGCTGGCCGCCGTGTGTGCGGCATTCGCGATGAGCCTGATCAACATCCCCACGCCCGCACAGGCGCGTGATTATCCCTACTGCATCAAGCGTTGGGGCGAGGCGGGACCTGGCGATTGCCGCTTCACCTCCTTCCGCCAATGTCAGGCGACGAGGAGCGGCCTGAACGCTGACTGCTTTCGCAATCCCCGCTTCTCTTTCGGTCAGCAACAGCGGCGGATGCGGCGGTATTGA
- a CDS encoding ferritin-like metal-binding protein YciE (product_source=COG3685; cath_funfam=1.20.1260.10; cog=COG3685; pfam=PF05974; superfamily=47240) — translation MTKTKTLQDLFHDTLKDIYFAEKKIMAALPKMAKAAHSGELRAAFEKHLEETETQVERLESVFEEIEARPQGKTCDAILGIIEEGKEIMSEYKGAPALDAGLLAAAQAVEHYEISRYGTLITWADELGLTNASNVLKETLAEEKQTDETLTKIAKTAVNAEAEAA, via the coding sequence ATGACCAAGACCAAGACCCTCCAGGATCTCTTCCACGACACCCTCAAGGATATCTACTTCGCTGAAAAGAAGATCATGGCCGCGCTGCCCAAGATGGCGAAGGCGGCGCACAGCGGGGAGCTCCGCGCAGCCTTTGAAAAGCATCTCGAAGAAACGGAAACGCAAGTCGAGCGGCTCGAATCCGTGTTCGAAGAGATCGAAGCCAGGCCGCAAGGCAAAACCTGCGATGCCATCCTGGGCATCATCGAGGAGGGCAAGGAAATCATGTCCGAGTACAAGGGCGCACCGGCGCTCGACGCCGGATTGCTCGCCGCGGCGCAGGCCGTCGAACACTACGAAATTTCCCGCTATGGGACGCTCATCACCTGGGCCGACGAGCTGGGCCTGACCAACGCCAGCAACGTTCTGAAGGAAACGCTGGCCGAAGAAAAGCAAACCGATGAAACCCTGACGAAGATTGCGAAGACCGCTGTCAACGCCGAGGCGGAAGCCGCGTAG
- a CDS encoding hypothetical protein (product_source=Hypo-rule applied; cath_funfam=3.30.310.50; superfamily=144129), giving the protein MHAQEMISKHPQVRGQTNDALIRCIEECYSCAQICTSCADACLAEEDVKSLTQCIRLDLDCADICNITGRIATRRTGSDEEMLRRMLEACTAACRLCAEECEKHAQMHEHCRICAEACQSCRSACEEAGRSRLH; this is encoded by the coding sequence ATGCACGCTCAAGAAATGATCAGCAAACATCCACAAGTGCGCGGGCAAACCAATGATGCACTGATCCGTTGCATCGAGGAGTGCTACTCCTGCGCTCAGATCTGCACATCATGTGCCGATGCCTGTCTAGCGGAAGAGGACGTGAAATCTCTTACCCAATGCATCCGGCTGGATCTGGACTGCGCCGACATCTGCAACATCACCGGTAGAATAGCGACTCGGCGAACAGGCTCTGACGAGGAGATGCTCCGAAGGATGCTGGAAGCTTGCACTGCGGCCTGTCGCCTCTGCGCCGAAGAATGCGAGAAGCACGCTCAAATGCACGAACACTGCCGCATCTGCGCCGAGGCGTGCCAATCATGCAGGAGCGCCTGTGAGGAGGCTGGACGGAGCAGGTTACACTGA
- a CDS encoding AraC-like DNA-binding protein (product_source=COG2207; cath_funfam=1.10.10.60; cog=COG2207; pfam=PF12833,PF14525; smart=SM00342; superfamily=46689), with protein sequence MLSASRDRIARSHNVKHADRQPMQQLLRFSTDALPERDRLAIFCEELGRRVVSVQMDPVQRDALSATAILRNLPGLSLASMDVNVGFRVARTRQLIGDGKDDLILNILIAGTGQYRQINRESELASQEGVLLSAADEGIYLFPHAAQQLVISVPRGSIASLVKDPESAICRRLPRTAVWPLLASYVQSADPLSLESPDLARAFATHVQDLIALAVGATRDGVEVAQERGLRAARLRAIKGDISEHFGSNELSINALARRHGVSPRYIHKLFETEGATFTAYVMERRLLEARRMLSDRRFADCTITEVAGNVGFGDLSYFTRSFRRRFGMTPTDARELARRENGTAP encoded by the coding sequence ATGCTGTCCGCGTCTCGCGACCGGATCGCGCGTAGCCATAACGTTAAGCACGCAGACCGACAGCCCATGCAGCAACTCCTGAGATTCTCCACCGACGCCCTGCCGGAGCGCGATCGCCTTGCGATCTTTTGCGAGGAGTTGGGTCGCCGCGTCGTGTCCGTTCAGATGGACCCCGTCCAACGTGACGCGCTTTCGGCGACCGCCATATTGCGAAACTTGCCCGGATTGTCGCTGGCGTCGATGGACGTGAACGTTGGCTTCCGCGTGGCACGAACCAGGCAACTGATTGGCGACGGCAAGGACGACCTTATCCTGAACATCCTGATCGCGGGCACTGGGCAATATCGCCAGATCAACCGCGAAAGCGAGCTCGCCTCGCAAGAGGGCGTATTGCTGTCGGCCGCTGATGAAGGCATCTACCTTTTCCCGCACGCCGCGCAGCAACTGGTGATCAGCGTTCCACGCGGAAGCATCGCCTCGTTGGTCAAGGATCCAGAATCCGCCATCTGCCGGCGATTACCCCGAACGGCGGTGTGGCCCCTGCTCGCCTCCTATGTGCAATCCGCCGATCCACTGAGCCTTGAATCTCCTGACCTCGCCCGAGCCTTCGCGACGCACGTGCAGGATCTGATCGCGCTGGCGGTTGGCGCCACCCGCGACGGCGTGGAGGTTGCACAGGAGCGCGGTCTGCGCGCGGCACGGCTGCGCGCCATCAAGGGCGACATCAGCGAACATTTCGGCAGCAATGAACTGTCGATCAACGCGCTCGCGCGGCGCCATGGTGTGTCCCCGCGCTATATCCACAAGCTGTTCGAGACAGAAGGCGCGACGTTCACCGCATATGTCATGGAACGGCGGCTGCTCGAGGCGAGACGGATGCTGAGCGATCGGCGCTTCGCCGACTGCACCATCACCGAAGTGGCAGGCAACGTCGGCTTCGGCGATCTGTCTTATTTCACGCGCTCGTTTCGCCGCCGGTTCGGCATGACGCCGACGGACGCGCGTGAGCTGGCAAGACGTGAGAACGGCACGGCGCCCTGA
- a CDS encoding autotransporter adhesin (product_source=COG5295; cog=COG5295; ko=KO:K21449; pfam=PF05658; superfamily=101967) — translation MFSDQFGSMQLVERHILRWSAHGLLTERALALPSAGRQRTQLLASSAMTSSDMTSSTMASGTMIRGALRGLMLAAGLSLSAALLGTVPAMAQQSLNGGTATGTNAYASGNGATATGDFATATGQGAVANGDSATATGQNSIANGQSATATGTDSLANGVEAAATGQNSYANGDWATATGQNSIANGANATATGHFSYANGANATATGTDSNANGTNATATGHSSLADGSNATATGQNSAARGDFATATGAGSIANGVAATATGQASLATGLNATATGFTSVANGDHATATGAFSRANGANATATGHSSLANGDYATATGHNSRATGIAATATGENSNANGANATATGASSTANGANATATGVNSIANGVTASAFGMNSNATGAATTAIGQASVAAATGATALGTAAQASAVGALAIGAGAQATGANSVAIGAGSVATAANTASFGTPGNERRLTNVAAGVNPTDAVNVSQLSGLTSGFQSQLGSLQSQITDNRAEARRGVAAAVATASAPMPSAPGKVSWQIRGSTFNGEYGMGVGVAYRLHTSAPLNIVGGYGNGGGREHVGYVGLGGEF, via the coding sequence TTGTTTTCAGATCAGTTTGGCTCGATGCAATTGGTTGAGCGACATATTTTGCGCTGGAGCGCGCATGGCCTTCTGACGGAGAGGGCATTAGCGTTACCATCGGCAGGCCGTCAGCGGACGCAGCTTCTCGCCAGCAGCGCCATGACAAGCAGCGACATGACAAGCAGCACCATGGCAAGCGGCACGATGATAAGGGGCGCGCTGCGCGGGCTGATGCTCGCAGCCGGTCTCTCGCTGAGCGCGGCTCTTCTCGGGACCGTTCCGGCGATGGCGCAGCAGTCGTTGAATGGCGGGACGGCCACCGGCACGAACGCGTATGCGTCCGGCAACGGTGCGACCGCCACTGGCGACTTCGCCACCGCGACAGGCCAAGGTGCCGTCGCCAATGGCGACTCCGCCACCGCGACGGGGCAGAACAGCATCGCCAACGGCCAGAGCGCCACCGCAACGGGTACGGACAGCCTCGCCAACGGCGTCGAGGCCGCTGCGACGGGCCAGAACAGCTACGCCAACGGCGACTGGGCCACCGCGACGGGCCAGAACAGCATCGCCAACGGCGCCAACGCCACCGCGACGGGGCACTTCAGCTACGCCAACGGCGCCAACGCCACCGCAACGGGTACGGACAGCAACGCCAATGGCACTAACGCCACCGCGACGGGTCATAGCAGCCTCGCCGATGGCAGCAACGCCACGGCAACAGGCCAGAACAGCGCCGCCAGGGGCGACTTCGCAACCGCGACGGGCGCGGGCAGCATCGCCAACGGCGTCGCCGCCACGGCAACAGGCCAGGCCAGCCTCGCCACTGGTCTCAATGCCACCGCGACGGGCTTTACGAGCGTAGCGAATGGCGACCACGCCACTGCGACCGGCGCGTTCAGCCGCGCCAACGGCGCGAACGCCACCGCGACAGGTCACAGCAGCTTAGCCAACGGCGACTACGCCACGGCGACGGGCCACAACAGCAGGGCCACCGGCATCGCCGCCACCGCGACGGGTGAGAACAGCAACGCCAATGGCGCGAACGCCACCGCGACGGGTGCGTCCAGCACCGCCAATGGCGCGAACGCCACCGCAACGGGTGTGAACAGCATCGCCAACGGCGTGACGGCAAGCGCATTCGGCATGAACAGCAACGCCACCGGCGCCGCCACCACCGCGATCGGTCAGGCAAGCGTTGCCGCCGCCACCGGCGCGACAGCGCTCGGCACCGCTGCGCAGGCGAGCGCGGTTGGTGCGCTTGCGATCGGTGCCGGCGCACAGGCGACCGGGGCCAACTCGGTTGCGATCGGCGCGGGCTCGGTGGCCACCGCCGCCAACACCGCTTCGTTTGGAACTCCCGGCAACGAGCGGCGGCTGACCAACGTGGCGGCGGGCGTGAATCCGACCGACGCGGTCAACGTCAGCCAGCTCTCAGGTCTTACCTCCGGCTTCCAGTCCCAGCTCGGCTCGCTGCAATCGCAGATCACGGATAACCGTGCCGAGGCGCGGCGCGGTGTCGCCGCTGCAGTGGCGACCGCGAGCGCGCCGATGCCCTCGGCGCCGGGCAAGGTCAGTTGGCAGATCCGCGGCTCCACATTCAATGGCGAGTACGGCATGGGTGTCGGTGTCGCTTACCGTCTCCACACGTCTGCGCCGCTCAACATCGTCGGCGGTTACGGCAACGGTGGCGGGCGCGAGCACGTCGGCTATGTCGGCCTCGGCGGTGAATTCTGA
- a CDS encoding hypothetical protein (product_source=Hypo-rule applied): MSASAVNSEANEVKVLSLASRGWRRRALVAGVAAAASAGIACAEAQPPKPAQIDRNGVLMLVRSTLLALDQANKTGNYTVLRDLGAPGFQSNTAARLAEIFAKLRNDNLDLAGVAVIEPQLSLLPQIEGNGMMHMVGFFPSAPSQVNFDLSFSPVNGQWRLFAISVGIGSASPAAPQPPVADAKPATPARATETKSSAAPKPAAKPPVGAPSWFTPFDSRHSVTTKPPS; the protein is encoded by the coding sequence ATGTCGGCCTCGGCGGTGAATTCTGAGGCTAACGAGGTGAAGGTGTTAAGTCTCGCATCGCGCGGCTGGCGAAGACGTGCGCTGGTGGCCGGCGTTGCGGCCGCTGCGTCTGCGGGTATTGCCTGCGCTGAGGCGCAGCCGCCAAAACCCGCGCAGATCGATCGCAACGGCGTCCTCATGTTGGTGCGATCGACGCTGCTCGCGCTCGATCAGGCCAACAAGACCGGCAATTACACTGTGCTGCGCGACCTCGGTGCGCCCGGCTTCCAGAGCAACACAGCGGCGCGGCTCGCGGAGATTTTTGCCAAGCTGCGCAACGACAATCTCGACCTCGCCGGAGTTGCCGTGATCGAGCCGCAGCTCAGCCTCTTGCCGCAGATCGAGGGCAACGGGATGATGCATATGGTGGGTTTTTTTCCCTCGGCGCCATCGCAGGTGAATTTCGATTTGTCCTTCTCACCTGTGAACGGTCAGTGGCGGCTGTTCGCGATTTCCGTCGGGATCGGCTCTGCCTCACCGGCGGCCCCGCAGCCGCCCGTCGCGGATGCGAAACCGGCGACACCCGCGCGCGCGACCGAGACGAAATCATCCGCAGCGCCGAAGCCTGCGGCGAAGCCGCCAGTCGGTGCTCCGAGCTGGTTCACGCCCTTCGACAGCCGCCATTCGGTCACGACCAAACCGCCATCGTGA
- a CDS encoding hypothetical protein (product_source=Hypo-rule applied; superfamily=53448), producing MLPDDALKSMKVMFATPCYISAVAMNYVTSIFELTWHSARFGLQCILHMHSESLITRARNKMVLKFLSDETLTHLFWIDSDIAFTPQSVCRLLLADRDVAAGVYPMKNFNWPAEGLPAGTTRQQFEDRYTQYPFNPIGHGSERVSGYVDADGFVEVAEAPTGFMCIKRHVFKQMIEKYPSLNYVPDGPPNNPDAHLHWLFFDCMVDPDSGRYLSEDYAFCRRWRDIGGKIWVDLQCKLVHLGQHNFRGDLAESLRMQGRW from the coding sequence ATGCTACCCGACGACGCATTGAAATCGATGAAGGTGATGTTCGCGACACCCTGTTACATCTCGGCCGTCGCCATGAACTATGTCACAAGCATTTTTGAGCTGACCTGGCACAGCGCGCGGTTCGGACTGCAATGCATTCTGCACATGCATTCGGAAAGTCTGATCACTCGCGCACGCAACAAGATGGTGCTCAAGTTTCTATCGGACGAAACGCTGACCCATCTGTTCTGGATCGATTCCGACATCGCCTTCACGCCGCAGTCGGTGTGCCGTCTGCTGCTCGCCGATCGCGACGTTGCGGCCGGCGTCTATCCGATGAAGAACTTCAACTGGCCCGCCGAGGGGCTGCCGGCCGGCACGACACGCCAGCAGTTCGAGGACCGCTACACGCAATATCCATTCAATCCGATCGGCCATGGCAGCGAGCGCGTCAGTGGCTATGTGGACGCCGACGGCTTCGTCGAGGTCGCAGAAGCGCCCACCGGCTTCATGTGTATCAAGCGCCACGTGTTCAAACAGATGATAGAGAAATACCCGTCGCTGAACTATGTCCCCGACGGGCCGCCGAACAATCCGGACGCGCATCTGCACTGGCTGTTCTTCGACTGCATGGTCGATCCTGACTCCGGACGTTACCTCTCGGAGGACTACGCATTCTGCCGGCGCTGGCGCGACATCGGCGGAAAGATCTGGGTCGATCTGCAGTGCAAGCTGGTGCATCTTGGTCAGCACAATTTCCGTGGCGATCTCGCCGAGAGCCTGCGCATGCAAGGCCGTTGGTGA
- a CDS encoding indolepyruvate decarboxylase (product_source=KO:K04103; cath_funfam=3.40.50.1220,3.40.50.970; cog=COG3961; ko=KO:K04103; pfam=PF00205,PF02775,PF02776; superfamily=52467,52518) — MSLTVIQHVLSRLRDIGITDIFGVPGDYSFPINDAMCTTPGLRWIGCGNELNAAYAADGYARVKGAGAVCTTFGVGELSALNGIAGSYAEQLPVFHLVGTPSTTAQASRAALHHSLGNGDFDVFRRMSDPAVCASAVMTPQNAVYETERLMSEALYHLRPVYMAFPADLALQPVLGSTQSNWDVKSNPIVLPRVVDTILSTLDQAKTACILPGFLLARAGLQQTMQAIVDASGLPFATMFLDKSVLDESQPNFIGMYAGQLMNEDVRQFVESCDVVLAAGTLLSDLNTGAFTAKLAPERLISIDHHQTTIRGRTYPGVEMADVLSALAKRLTKRDNAVPFSAGSLGAASGSGSDPITAATLYPRWSSFIRPDDIVVAETGTAAMGLAFARLPRGAQFHSQGLWASIGWATPAALGAAAAAPNRRVVLVTGEGSHQFTVQEISQFCRLGLKPVIFVLNNGGYLIERVLCKEPTIAYNDVAAWRYAELPRVLGCEDWMAMRVTTCGELDKAMQLAERAESGVYIEVMTAPYETPPFPLQLRERVKSMERSA, encoded by the coding sequence ATGTCACTCACTGTCATCCAGCACGTCCTCTCCCGTCTTCGTGATATCGGCATTACTGATATTTTTGGTGTTCCAGGCGACTACTCCTTCCCAATCAACGACGCGATGTGCACCACGCCCGGGCTGCGCTGGATCGGCTGCGGCAATGAACTCAATGCCGCTTATGCAGCGGATGGCTATGCACGGGTAAAGGGCGCGGGCGCTGTCTGCACCACCTTCGGCGTCGGCGAGCTGAGCGCGTTGAACGGCATCGCCGGCTCTTATGCCGAACAACTTCCGGTGTTTCATCTCGTCGGCACGCCGTCCACGACTGCACAAGCATCCCGCGCGGCGCTGCACCACTCGCTGGGCAATGGCGACTTCGATGTATTCCGCCGCATGAGCGATCCTGCGGTCTGCGCCAGTGCGGTGATGACGCCGCAGAATGCCGTGTACGAGACTGAGCGGCTGATGTCCGAGGCGCTCTATCATTTGCGGCCGGTCTACATGGCCTTCCCTGCCGATCTCGCCCTGCAGCCGGTGCTTGGAAGCACACAGTCAAACTGGGACGTCAAAAGCAATCCTATCGTCCTGCCACGAGTCGTCGATACTATTTTGTCGACGCTGGATCAGGCCAAAACGGCATGCATCCTGCCCGGCTTCCTCCTCGCCCGCGCGGGCCTGCAACAAACGATGCAGGCTATCGTCGATGCCTCTGGCTTGCCGTTCGCGACCATGTTTCTCGATAAATCCGTGCTGGACGAAAGTCAGCCGAATTTCATCGGCATGTATGCCGGCCAATTGATGAATGAGGATGTACGGCAATTCGTCGAGAGCTGCGATGTTGTGCTCGCCGCAGGCACGCTGCTGAGCGACTTGAACACCGGCGCCTTCACAGCCAAGCTCGCCCCCGAGCGACTGATCTCAATCGATCATCATCAAACCACGATTCGCGGCAGAACCTATCCCGGCGTCGAGATGGCGGATGTGCTCAGCGCGCTCGCAAAGCGGCTGACGAAGCGCGACAATGCGGTCCCGTTTTCTGCCGGTTCACTCGGCGCAGCAAGTGGCAGCGGCAGTGATCCGATCACAGCGGCTACGCTCTATCCACGCTGGAGCAGCTTCATTCGGCCTGACGACATCGTGGTCGCGGAAACCGGCACTGCTGCCATGGGTCTGGCGTTTGCGCGGCTGCCGCGAGGAGCACAGTTCCACAGTCAGGGGCTCTGGGCCTCGATCGGTTGGGCGACACCGGCGGCGCTTGGTGCAGCGGCCGCAGCGCCCAATCGGCGCGTCGTGCTCGTGACCGGCGAAGGCTCTCATCAATTCACGGTGCAGGAAATCAGCCAATTCTGCCGCCTCGGTTTAAAGCCGGTGATCTTCGTGCTGAACAACGGCGGCTACCTGATCGAACGAGTGCTCTGCAAGGAGCCGACGATTGCCTACAACGACGTCGCGGCATGGCGATACGCCGAATTGCCGCGGGTGCTCGGCTGCGAAGACTGGATGGCGATGCGCGTCACGACGTGCGGCGAACTCGACAAGGCCATGCAGCTCGCCGAAAGAGCCGAGAGCGGCGTCTACATCGAGGTGATGACCGCGCCCTACGAAACGCCCCCCTTCCCGCTTCAGCTCCGCGAGCGCGTGAAGTCCATGGAACGTTCTGCGTGA
- a CDS encoding hypothetical protein (product_source=Hypo-rule applied; smart=SM01057; transmembrane_helix_parts=Inside_1_6,TMhelix_7_29,Outside_30_32) → MPTKRLLVALAVLGILFQMGAAHAATVVALVS, encoded by the coding sequence ATGCCGACGAAACGTCTTTTAGTTGCTCTCGCTGTGTTGGGAATACTCTTCCAGATGGGCGCGGCTCATGCCGCCACCGTCGTCGCTCTAGTGTCCTGA
- a CDS encoding lysophospholipase L1-like esterase (product_source=COG2755; cath_funfam=3.40.50.1110; cog=COG2755; superfamily=52266) — MLRARGLDVNVINAGISGDTTGGMLARLDSAVPSVVVQKFAQFIRESFQRTSEPKPH, encoded by the coding sequence ATGCTTCGCGCACGGGGGCTCGACGTCAACGTCATCAATGCCGGGATCAGCGGTGACACGACGGGGGGCATGCTGGCGCGGCTCGACAGCGCCGTTCCTAGTGTGGTGGTTCAGAAGTTCGCTCAATTTATCCGCGAGTCCTTTCAGCGAACTTCTGAACCTAAACCACACTAG